Proteins found in one Brachyspira murdochii DSM 12563 genomic segment:
- a CDS encoding glycosyltransferase family 9 protein, protein MIKILIIGMNYIGDTIFITPLIRAVKKHYKDSIIDVVNGVKGIDILKENPYINNVIVRDDNVLEYIKKQKYDIGLTATTAFYGASLLYKAKIPVRAGVNSECRGFLLTKKTSWKKHKRHIVDTILSILKPLNIDDDGINTEIFLNEEENNFGINKMKNYQNALLVHGGATRISKRYGYENFSKLIEMFYKEKKVPIILIGSKDDIGFADNMKSKLGNIIKDDFTGKLNIRELISVIKHSYALIGGDSAPLHIANACNIYSIGIFGDTLPAIYGARGSKAFNVEAREKYCSTIKSFHCEYIKRGCKTIDCLKKLEPEEILHTLINIY, encoded by the coding sequence ATGATAAAAATATTAATTATAGGAATGAATTATATAGGAGATACTATATTTATTACTCCGCTTATAAGAGCTGTAAAAAAGCATTATAAAGACAGCATTATTGATGTTGTAAACGGAGTAAAAGGAATTGATATATTAAAAGAAAATCCATATATAAATAATGTAATAGTGAGAGATGATAATGTATTAGAATATATAAAAAAACAAAAATATGATATAGGTTTAACTGCTACAACAGCATTTTACGGAGCTTCATTACTATATAAAGCTAAAATACCTGTAAGAGCAGGAGTAAACAGCGAATGCCGGGGATTTCTTCTCACTAAAAAGACTTCCTGGAAAAAACATAAAAGACATATTGTTGATACTATACTCTCTATACTTAAACCTCTTAATATAGATGATGACGGAATTAATACAGAAATATTCTTAAATGAAGAAGAAAATAATTTTGGTATTAATAAAATGAAAAATTATCAAAATGCTTTACTCGTACATGGAGGAGCGACTAGGATAAGCAAAAGATACGGTTATGAAAATTTTTCTAAACTTATAGAGATGTTCTACAAAGAAAAAAAAGTTCCTATAATATTAATAGGCTCTAAAGATGATATAGGTTTTGCTGATAATATGAAAAGCAAATTAGGAAATATAATTAAAGATGACTTTACAGGAAAATTAAATATAAGAGAACTCATATCTGTAATAAAACATTCTTATGCTCTGATAGGAGGCGATAGTGCCCCGCTTCATATAGCTAATGCATGTAATATATATTCCATAGGTATATTCGGAGATACTCTTCCAGCCATTTATGGAGCGAGAGGAAGTAAGGCTTTTAATGTAGAGGCAAGAGAAAAATACTGCAGCACCATAAAAAGTTTTCACTGTGAATATATAAAAAGAGGCTGCAAAACTATAGACTGTTTGAAGAAATTAGAACCTGAAGAAATTCTACATACTCTTATTAATATATACTGA
- a CDS encoding lysozyme inhibitor LprI family protein has protein sequence MKKLISIIAAFIFMIAIISCGGGNKEANQTEQSQNTNSQTSSDNQKAEAKKEFFDMKYVYKGVRVDKAKFDEELKNTRENNEYAKRNFDFLNRKFANDDERKKYSIEFISNVNYDPFSETFSTWDRYNEDLTDYYADEYLYVEQNLALKKAREELLKLNKKDAEVYLALFLSHFACDSLYYFEEEKKYLTEWKKVGGSNIAMMISKYDDDDAYSGKMKLVDYIIEAPDSLRAEKLVADAYNNGLVRYITKNTGYIDLFNENNYSLSSIELEGTAHVASVNIVPEIVNTNIINKYLKTYVTNRLSDDKLYFDDAEYFRNYYGIDFMEYYDGWNGLSFLEFKKNTFLIESRANMHYYNPEFMNEHIYASFEEIKTYNFRLGDIDKVESAEINSISTNDLKDYTKGSKFISFGKFNEEKYLEYIDETMGWRIYFPSFFLCDINNDGKEELMLSGDYDYGGGRGGTVNFTLLLKENLEVDFDSEIGQLINNKDFQDLNCIQKIYTEDGKNKIFLLDTNYNKAFDIFIDNNEIKNADYFDYITYTYQPKLEWKGSILYGVPEGALKTDASFDMSKAENASDKAIVSDRTLRMADKLISDAYFAKKSTLDKQGQEELLEQRRAEIKTIQEAKGDIKAIETEMLKILNLQ, from the coding sequence ATGAAAAAACTTATTTCTATAATTGCAGCATTTATTTTTATGATTGCTATAATTTCCTGCGGCGGCGGTAATAAAGAAGCAAATCAAACAGAACAATCACAAAACACTAACTCTCAAACTTCATCGGATAATCAAAAAGCAGAAGCTAAAAAAGAATTCTTTGATATGAAATATGTTTATAAAGGTGTTAGAGTAGATAAAGCTAAATTTGATGAAGAGCTTAAAAATACAAGAGAAAATAATGAATATGCAAAAAGAAATTTTGATTTTCTTAATAGGAAATTTGCAAATGATGATGAAAGAAAAAAATATTCTATAGAGTTTATATCAAATGTTAATTATGATCCATTTAGTGAAACATTCTCAACTTGGGATAGATATAATGAAGATCTTACAGATTATTATGCTGATGAATATTTATATGTAGAACAGAATTTAGCATTAAAAAAAGCAAGAGAAGAATTATTAAAATTAAATAAAAAAGATGCTGAGGTTTATTTAGCCTTATTCTTATCGCATTTTGCTTGCGATTCGCTTTATTATTTTGAAGAAGAAAAAAAGTATTTAACAGAATGGAAAAAAGTAGGCGGAAGTAATATTGCTATGATGATATCAAAGTATGATGATGATGACGCTTACAGTGGTAAAATGAAATTAGTTGATTATATAATAGAAGCCCCTGATTCTTTAAGGGCAGAAAAATTAGTTGCTGATGCTTATAACAATGGTTTAGTTAGATATATTACAAAAAATACTGGATATATAGATTTATTTAATGAAAATAATTATTCTTTAAGTTCAATTGAATTGGAAGGTACAGCTCATGTAGCTTCAGTAAATATAGTACCAGAAATAGTCAATACAAATATAATAAATAAATATTTAAAAACTTATGTTACAAACAGACTTAGCGATGATAAATTATATTTTGATGATGCGGAGTATTTTAGAAATTATTACGGAATTGATTTTATGGAGTATTATGATGGATGGAATGGACTTAGTTTTCTTGAGTTTAAGAAAAATACATTTTTGATTGAATCAAGAGCAAATATGCATTATTATAATCCTGAGTTTATGAACGAGCATATATATGCTTCATTTGAAGAGATAAAAACTTACAATTTCAGACTTGGAGATATAGACAAAGTAGAATCCGCTGAAATTAATTCAATTTCTACAAATGATTTGAAAGATTATACTAAAGGCTCTAAATTTATAAGTTTCGGTAAATTTAATGAAGAAAAATATTTGGAGTATATAGATGAAACAATGGGTTGGCGTATATATTTTCCGTCTTTCTTTTTATGCGACATCAATAATGATGGTAAAGAAGAATTAATGCTTTCAGGAGATTATGATTATGGCGGAGGAAGAGGCGGTACAGTGAATTTTACTTTGCTTTTGAAAGAGAATTTGGAAGTAGATTTTGATTCAGAAATAGGACAGCTTATTAATAATAAAGATTTTCAAGATTTAAACTGTATTCAAAAAATATATACCGAAGATGGTAAGAATAAAATATTTTTATTAGATACAAATTATAATAAAGCATTTGATATATTCATTGATAATAATGAAATAAAGAATGCAGATTATTTTGATTATATTACTTATACTTATCAGCCTAAATTGGAATGGAAAGGAAGTATACTTTACGGAGTACCTGAAGGGGCTTTAAAAACTGATGCCAGCTTTGACATGTCTAAAGCAGAAAATGCATCCGACAAAGCCATAGTGTCCGACAGAACTTTGAGAATGGCTGATAAATTAATAAGCGATGCATATTTTGCTAAAAAATCAACTTTGGATAAACAAGGTCAGGAAGAGTTATTGGAGCAAAGAAGGGCAGAAATAAAAACTATTCAGGAAGCGAAAGGTGACATTAAAGCGATAGAAACTGAGATGCTTAAGATTTTAAATTTACAATAA
- a CDS encoding AI-2E family transporter — MNKNNIGYIFFIAFIFLSIFIMYKLLKPFGMIIFFAVVFYVVLNPLFIKAMGKSYKKKDKLSAIKKNTLALLFSLTSLIIFLVPTSILAYTIIVQLIDISNIGIKYFMNLDVNEVLRNSNINNFLKSLPIDVSMETILKRIQDSSLSNLTFISSYLTQNVASLLKSTGGFVSSFIFMMFSLFFFFIDGEYLMEQVRTLVPIERKYFDRLIKQVSEGIKGIVFGNLFTGLFQGVCAFIVYSVFGVANSFTFAFLTIIASFMPIIGTTIIWLPLGVLFIINGQLIKAIIFVICSWFFITIPDNFVRPLLLGNRIELHPLFIFFAILGGVLFFGLSGIILGPLTFILFFEIMKIFNEERILEAKKEKIIIRRKNTLRVNKK; from the coding sequence ATGAATAAAAACAATATCGGATATATATTTTTTATAGCTTTTATATTTTTATCTATATTTATAATGTATAAACTATTAAAACCATTCGGCATGATTATATTTTTTGCAGTGGTTTTTTATGTAGTATTAAATCCATTATTTATAAAAGCTATGGGAAAAAGCTATAAGAAAAAAGATAAATTATCTGCTATAAAAAAAAATACTCTTGCTTTATTGTTTTCACTTACATCTTTAATTATATTTTTAGTTCCTACAAGTATATTGGCATATACTATAATAGTTCAGCTTATAGATATATCAAATATAGGAATAAAATATTTTATGAATCTTGATGTTAATGAAGTTTTAAGAAACTCCAATATAAATAATTTCTTAAAAAGTCTTCCTATAGATGTTTCTATGGAAACTATATTAAAAAGAATACAAGACTCATCACTTTCTAATTTAACATTTATAAGTTCATATTTAACACAAAATGTTGCTAGTTTATTAAAAAGTACAGGCGGTTTTGTAAGCTCATTTATATTTATGATGTTTTCTTTGTTCTTTTTCTTTATAGACGGAGAATATTTAATGGAACAGGTAAGAACATTAGTTCCTATAGAAAGAAAATATTTTGATAGACTGATAAAACAAGTGTCTGAAGGAATAAAAGGTATTGTATTTGGTAATTTATTTACAGGATTGTTTCAGGGAGTTTGTGCTTTTATAGTATACAGTGTATTTGGAGTTGCTAATTCCTTTACATTTGCATTTCTTACTATAATAGCTTCTTTTATGCCTATAATAGGAACTACTATAATATGGCTTCCTTTAGGAGTTCTTTTTATTATTAACGGACAATTAATAAAAGCCATAATATTTGTTATTTGTTCTTGGTTTTTTATCACAATACCTGATAACTTTGTACGTCCGCTGCTTCTTGGAAACAGAATAGAACTTCACCCTTTATTTATTTTCTTTGCTATACTTGGAGGCGTTTTATTCTTTGGGCTGTCTGGAATTATACTAGGACCTTTGACTTTTATACTGTTCTTTGAAATTATGAAAATATTCAATGAAGAAAGAATACTGGAAGCAAAAAAAGAAAAAATCATAATAAGAAGGAAAAATACTTTAAGAGTTAATAAAAAATGA
- a CDS encoding FAD-dependent oxidoreductase, translating into MKKILIVGGVAGGASAAARLRRLNEEDKIIMFEKGPHVSFSNCSLPYHIGGLIPNEETLLLMNPEKFLKQFNVDARINSEVVAIDREKKEVTVVAEGREYKESYDKLILSMGAKPIVPPFKGMDKVNVFTVRNVVDISKIHNFLNGKPNAKVTVIGGGFIGIEMAENLKKAGYDVTIVEALPQIMKPFDYDMVQILHRELIDNGVDLIVNDKVDSFDTNTVILGSGKKIEADAVILAIGVAPETDIAVKAGIELGKTKAIKVDANYRTNDKDIYAVGDAIEVYSPLFNDYFKLALAGPAQKQARAVADHINGRTVDNRGFIGSSVIKVFGYNGASTGLSEGLIKAMNLNIDYDTVEIIPFDGVSIMPSARLLHFKLIYEVPTGKVLGAQAIGKGNVDKRIDVIAALIKFGGTIDDLKDLELCYAPSFGTAKDAVNFAGYVASNLRNGDFKQVHFSQVRELVEKDAYFLDVRPPEDFAVGHLEKAVNIPLGALRSRYNEVPKDRPVYITCKTGLTSYTACKILQNIGFNNVINVSGGFVGLSQYEYYNDKVTGRKPILTGYFK; encoded by the coding sequence ATGAAAAAAATATTAATAGTAGGCGGTGTAGCAGGAGGTGCTTCTGCTGCTGCAAGACTTAGAAGATTAAATGAAGAGGATAAAATTATAATGTTTGAAAAAGGTCCTCATGTATCTTTTTCAAACTGCTCACTTCCTTATCATATAGGAGGATTAATACCAAATGAAGAAACTTTGCTTTTAATGAATCCTGAGAAATTTTTAAAGCAGTTCAATGTAGATGCTAGAATAAACAGTGAAGTCGTAGCAATAGACAGAGAAAAAAAAGAAGTTACTGTTGTAGCTGAAGGAAGAGAATATAAAGAAAGCTATGACAAACTTATACTTTCTATGGGAGCAAAACCAATAGTACCTCCTTTTAAAGGAATGGATAAAGTTAATGTATTTACTGTAAGAAATGTTGTTGATATAAGCAAAATACATAATTTTCTTAATGGAAAACCTAATGCTAAAGTTACTGTTATAGGCGGAGGTTTTATCGGTATAGAGATGGCTGAAAACTTAAAAAAAGCAGGATATGATGTAACAATAGTAGAAGCATTGCCGCAGATAATGAAGCCTTTTGACTATGATATGGTTCAAATTCTTCATAGAGAATTAATTGATAATGGTGTTGATTTGATTGTTAATGATAAAGTAGACAGTTTTGATACTAATACAGTTATTTTAGGTTCTGGTAAAAAAATAGAGGCTGATGCTGTTATTCTTGCCATAGGAGTTGCTCCAGAAACTGATATAGCAGTTAAAGCTGGAATAGAATTAGGAAAAACAAAAGCAATTAAAGTTGATGCTAATTACCGTACCAATGACAAAGATATTTATGCTGTAGGCGATGCCATAGAAGTTTACAGTCCTTTATTTAATGATTATTTCAAATTGGCTTTAGCAGGACCTGCTCAAAAACAGGCAAGGGCAGTTGCTGACCATATTAATGGAAGAACTGTTGATAATAGAGGATTTATAGGCTCATCAGTTATAAAAGTATTTGGATATAACGGAGCTTCTACTGGACTTTCTGAGGGCTTGATAAAAGCTATGAACTTAAATATAGATTATGATACAGTTGAAATTATACCATTTGACGGCGTATCAATAATGCCTTCTGCAAGACTTCTTCATTTCAAACTCATATATGAAGTTCCTACTGGAAAAGTTTTAGGTGCTCAGGCTATAGGTAAAGGAAATGTTGATAAGAGAATAGATGTTATAGCCGCTTTAATAAAATTCGGCGGTACTATAGATGATTTAAAAGATTTAGAATTATGCTATGCTCCTTCATTTGGTACTGCTAAAGATGCTGTAAACTTTGCAGGATATGTAGCTTCAAATTTAAGAAACGGAGATTTCAAACAAGTTCATTTCAGCCAAGTAAGAGAATTAGTGGAAAAAGATGCTTATTTCCTAGATGTAAGACCTCCAGAAGATTTTGCTGTAGGACACTTAGAAAAAGCAGTTAATATACCTCTTGGAGCTTTAAGAAGCAGATACAATGAAGTTCCTAAAGACAGACCAGTATACATTACTTGCAAAACTGGATTAACCAGCTATACTGCATGCAAAATACTTCAAAATATAGGATTTAATAATGTTATTAATGTTTCCGGCGGATTTGTAGGTTTATCTCAATATGAATATTATAATGACAAAGTTACCGGAAGAAAACCTATTTTAACAGGTTATTTTAAATAA
- a CDS encoding metal-sensing transcriptional repressor: MVIENGLNIVSPSEAGEIIKNTANVVILDVRTEMEHNYEGMIEDSVSMDFLKPRAFKREISKLDKNTPYLLYCSIGKLSIKAAEYMKEEGFNNIYVLEGGLKAWNKHFGDSNKVSKFDREEAVERRKRLIIRLNRIEGQINGMKKMLAKGEYCGDILNQSLAVKAAMGSVNQEIMEVFLNTCMISPKEKEDFFRYMRKLIK, from the coding sequence ATGGTAATAGAAAATGGGTTAAATATAGTATCGCCTTCGGAGGCTGGTGAAATCATTAAAAATACTGCAAATGTAGTTATACTTGATGTCAGAACAGAAATGGAGCATAACTATGAGGGTATGATTGAAGATTCAGTTTCTATGGATTTCCTTAAGCCTAGAGCATTTAAAAGAGAAATATCTAAACTAGATAAAAATACCCCATATCTGCTTTATTGTTCCATAGGGAAGTTAAGTATTAAAGCGGCTGAATACATGAAAGAAGAAGGATTTAATAATATTTATGTTTTGGAAGGCGGACTGAAGGCTTGGAATAAACATTTCGGAGATAGTAATAAAGTATCTAAATTTGACAGAGAAGAAGCTGTTGAAAGAAGAAAAAGACTTATAATAAGATTAAATAGAATAGAAGGACAAATTAATGGAATGAAAAAGATGCTTGCTAAAGGAGAATACTGCGGAGATATACTTAATCAGTCGCTAGCTGTCAAAGCTGCTATGGGAAGTGTTAATCAGGAAATTATGGAAGTATTTTTAAACACCTGTATGATTTCTCCGAAAGAAAAAGAAGATTTCTTCAGATATATGAGAAAACTTATAAAATAA
- a CDS encoding helix-turn-helix domain-containing protein: MIDTEAVLKNLGQNIRELRKNKKMTIDELEEKSSLSGKYLQGVEVGNRNISIKNLNKICKALETSPDTLLNMRTYNLKNSEEKIFAISEKLKKFEENKLDFIGSMLDHLNSIMAEQAKNGQVNNSRENK, from the coding sequence ATGATAGATACCGAAGCTGTATTAAAAAATTTAGGTCAAAATATAAGAGAATTGAGAAAAAATAAAAAGATGACTATAGATGAGCTTGAAGAAAAATCTTCGCTTTCTGGAAAGTATTTGCAGGGTGTAGAGGTAGGAAATAGAAATATATCTATAAAAAATTTAAATAAAATATGTAAGGCATTAGAAACATCTCCAGATACATTGCTTAATATGAGAACCTATAATTTAAAAAACTCAGAAGAAAAAATATTCGCTATTTCTGAAAAGCTAAAAAAATTTGAAGAAAATAAGTTGGATTTTATAGGAAGTATGCTTGATCATTTAAATAGTATAATGGCAGAGCAGGCTAAAAATGGACAAGTAAATAATAGCAGAGAAAATAAGTAA
- a CDS encoding putative motility protein → MDISAYNSYSTAMLKQDISLSMIRKTSDMQAQAVDKIMSSVQPQAVSAPVRPGIGQNLNVYA, encoded by the coding sequence ATGGATATTTCAGCTTATAATTCTTATTCAACAGCTATGCTTAAACAAGATATATCTCTAAGCATGATAAGAAAAACTTCTGATATGCAGGCTCAGGCAGTTGACAAAATAATGAGCAGTGTTCAGCCTCAAGCTGTTTCTGCTCCTGTAAGACCTGGTATTGGTCAGAATTTGAATGTTTATGCATAA
- a CDS encoding Rpn family recombination-promoting nuclease/putative transposase — protein MKDFNKLKQILNEPITINNLNRINDYFVRYLFSHDGNENIALNFINAVFKDLNFETFNKIEILNPFNISENYDEKESIVDIKATTETGITVLIEIQSRGNEDFIKRALYYWAYNYSSSLNRGSFYDGLKPTVSINITNFILTDEDKVHSCYVLKELNNNKILTDHCQLHFLELPKFNLKDISAIESLDNIHKEFISWIKFFKGEDMSILMKENTIFEEVEKKCLTFVNDSPVIDKYKKREVDTYFFNKSMELDIKKAKEEGIKEGIKENQILTAKNMKKENIDINIISKITGLSIQEIENL, from the coding sequence ATGAAAGATTTTAATAAGTTAAAGCAAATATTAAATGAACCTATTACAATAAATAATTTAAATAGAATTAATGATTATTTTGTACGCTATTTATTTTCGCATGATGGCAATGAAAATATAGCTTTAAATTTCATTAATGCCGTATTTAAAGATTTAAACTTTGAAACTTTTAATAAAATAGAAATACTTAATCCTTTTAATATATCAGAAAACTATGATGAAAAAGAATCAATAGTCGATATAAAAGCTACTACAGAAACAGGTATCACTGTTTTAATAGAGATACAATCAAGAGGAAATGAAGATTTTATAAAAAGAGCTTTATACTATTGGGCTTATAATTATAGTTCTAGTTTAAATAGAGGTTCTTTTTATGATGGATTAAAACCTACTGTAAGTATTAATATTACAAACTTTATACTTACAGATGAAGATAAAGTGCATAGCTGTTATGTTTTAAAAGAATTAAACAATAATAAAATTCTAACAGATCATTGTCAATTGCATTTCCTTGAACTTCCTAAATTCAATTTAAAAGATATTTCTGCAATAGAAAGTTTAGATAATATACATAAAGAATTCATTTCTTGGATAAAATTTTTTAAGGGGGAAGACATGTCTATTTTAATGAAAGAAAATACTATATTTGAAGAGGTAGAAAAAAAATGCCTCACTTTTGTTAATGATAGTCCAGTAATAGATAAATATAAAAAACGAGAAGTAGATACATATTTCTTTAATAAGAGTATGGAGTTAGATATAAAGAAGGCTAAAGAAGAAGGTATTAAAGAAGGTATTAAAGAAAATCAAATATTAACAGCTAAAAATATGAAAAAAGAAAATATAGATATTAATATTATAAGTAAAATAACAGGATTAAGTATACAAGAAATAGAAAATCTATAA